The Flammeovirga yaeyamensis genome segment TGAGAGAAGAATTATTTGTTGAAGGAGGAGGAGTGTTCGTAGCACCCTCCTCTTCTCTTTTAGAGCAATTGAAAAATGTAAAAGGCCTAATTTTCGATTGGGATGGCGTTTTTAATAATGGCGTTAAAGGTGGAAATATGCCAAGTCCTTTCTCTGAAGTGGACTCTATGGGTGTAAATATGCTACGTTTCGGCTATTTTTTGGAACATGGTAAAATCCCTTTTACAGCCGTTGTTACAGGAGAATACAACGAAGCTGCTTTTAAATGGGCACAAAGGGAACATTTGGATGCTGTTTGCTATCTAGTAAAAGATAAAGTAAAAGTATTGCCATTGGTAGACGAACTTTCTGGTGTTCAGCCAGAAGAAATTATGTTTACTTTTGATGATATTTTGGATATATCTTTAGCAAAAGCAGTAGGTGCTCGATTTATGATTGGCCGTGACGGCAGTCCTCTCTTTACTGAATACTGTAGAATGAATGGACATTGTGATTATATCACAGGAAATCCAGGCAACAACAATGCAGTGAGAGAAATTTCTGAAGTGGCTTTATGTCTTTTAGATCGATTTGATGAAACCATCGATAAAAGAGTCGAATTTGAAGGAGATTATGCCACTTATATCAACCTAAGACAGCAGATAGAAACAAAATATTTTAAAAATGATAAAGGGGAATTCATTCCTTCTAATCCTTTTGAATAAATTGCTTTTTATTTTTATCAATTAGTGATTTGATCATCTGTAGTTTATATAAGACACTTAGAGAGAAGCCTTTTAGCTTCTCTTTTTTTATAACATATTTCAAGAAATACTATCCTTTTTTGTGAATTTCTTAAAATAATTGATGCTTTTGATGAAATTTATCACCATCTATTTGGGAATAGCGAATGTTAAAAATAAATTTACGGTCCGATTGAGTAGAAAACATTTTATACATACTATGTAACTTCTACTTACTGTTTCAAACAAACACTTAAATAAAGGGCCTTTGAAAGTTATAGATCGTTTAATTCAAGCTGAAAGGGAGAAGAAAACTTTGTTCTCGTTCGAGTTACTCCCACCTGTTAGAGGTAAAAGTATACAATCATTATTTGATGCTATTGATCCTCTAATGGAATTCAATCCAGCGTTCGTGGACGTAACTTATCACCGT includes the following:
- a CDS encoding phosphatase translates to MREELFVEGGGVFVAPSSSLLEQLKNVKGLIFDWDGVFNNGVKGGNMPSPFSEVDSMGVNMLRFGYFLEHGKIPFTAVVTGEYNEAAFKWAQREHLDAVCYLVKDKVKVLPLVDELSGVQPEEIMFTFDDILDISLAKAVGARFMIGRDGSPLFTEYCRMNGHCDYITGNPGNNNAVREISEVALCLLDRFDETIDKRVEFEGDYATYINLRQQIETKYFKNDKGEFIPSNPFE